The proteins below are encoded in one region of Pseudomonas sp. SCB32:
- a CDS encoding ATP-binding protein has protein sequence MKLSLPLTLRTQLFLSISALMTVALLGLLLGLFSVVFTGREQAELIQRNFDTIEVSEQLRQALGDELVQVLSTEPSRERLEAARQHFSDQLEHGQKRAASDTERQLLQQIADAHRQFVDATENPGPGLPDLLDDSDLGRNLDALRQQLLTLHEFAMRNIDTQESDARTRTLLISGLLGLVGVAILLIGFVTAHSIARRFGAPIGALAKAADKIGQGDFDLTLPISPVAELAALSRRFGLMAEALRLYRETNTEAIGYGRRRLQAVLDSIDDGLVILDRDGHIEHANPVASRQLFSRSDPHGKDLGELLDTPELTQAIRRALAGDLLEETPLDLVVEVSGERRLLTWGMSPVTHDDGRNIGAVMVLRDVTEQRAFERVRNDFVLRASHELRTPVTGMQMAFGLLSEHLVFPRESREHDLLTTVDEEMRRLVMLIGDLLNFSRYQSGTQKLDLQPCDINEILAQARQRFEGQARGQLIDLQMEAGEGLPPLKLDRLQIERVIDNLISNALRHTPEGGVIRLQTRCHDKRVTIAVEDNGDGIPFSQQGRIFEPFVQIGSKKGGAGLGLALCKEIVQLHGGRIVLHSQPGKGSHFYVLLPV, from the coding sequence GTGAAACTCTCCCTGCCGCTGACATTGCGCACGCAGCTCTTCCTGAGCATCTCGGCGCTCATGACGGTGGCCCTGCTGGGGCTGCTGCTGGGGCTGTTCAGCGTGGTGTTCACCGGCCGCGAGCAGGCGGAACTCATCCAGCGCAATTTCGACACCATCGAAGTCAGCGAGCAGCTGCGCCAGGCCCTGGGTGATGAATTGGTCCAGGTACTCAGTACAGAGCCGAGCAGAGAGCGTCTGGAGGCTGCCCGCCAGCACTTCAGCGATCAGCTGGAGCACGGCCAGAAGCGCGCAGCCAGTGACACGGAGCGGCAACTTTTACAGCAGATCGCCGACGCCCATCGGCAGTTCGTCGATGCCACGGAGAATCCGGGCCCCGGCCTCCCCGACCTGCTGGATGACAGTGACCTCGGTCGCAACCTGGACGCACTGCGGCAACAACTGCTCACTCTGCATGAATTCGCCATGCGCAATATCGATACCCAGGAAAGCGACGCTCGCACACGGACGCTGCTGATCAGCGGGCTGCTCGGACTGGTGGGCGTGGCCATCCTGCTGATCGGCTTCGTGACCGCCCACAGCATTGCCCGCCGTTTCGGTGCGCCGATCGGCGCCCTGGCCAAGGCAGCGGACAAGATCGGACAGGGTGACTTCGACCTGACCCTGCCGATTTCCCCGGTGGCCGAGTTGGCCGCCCTGAGCCGCCGCTTCGGTCTGATGGCGGAGGCCCTGCGCCTGTATCGGGAGACCAACACCGAGGCTATCGGCTACGGGCGCCGGCGCTTGCAGGCGGTACTCGACAGCATCGACGACGGCCTGGTGATCCTCGATCGCGACGGCCATATCGAACATGCCAACCCGGTCGCCAGCCGCCAGTTGTTCTCCAGGAGCGATCCACACGGCAAGGATCTGGGCGAGTTGCTGGATACCCCGGAGCTGACCCAGGCCATCCGAAGGGCGCTGGCGGGTGATCTGCTGGAAGAGACGCCCCTGGACCTGGTGGTGGAAGTGAGTGGGGAACGACGGCTGCTGACCTGGGGCATGTCTCCGGTCACCCATGACGACGGTCGCAACATCGGCGCGGTGATGGTGTTGCGCGACGTCACCGAGCAACGCGCCTTCGAACGGGTACGCAATGACTTCGTGCTGCGCGCTTCCCATGAGCTGCGCACCCCGGTAACCGGCATGCAGATGGCCTTCGGCCTGCTCTCAGAGCACCTGGTATTCCCCAGGGAATCCCGCGAGCACGATCTGCTCACCACGGTCGATGAAGAGATGCGGCGGCTGGTCATGCTGATCGGCGACCTGCTGAATTTCTCCCGTTACCAGAGCGGCACGCAGAAACTCGACCTGCAGCCCTGCGATATCAACGAAATCCTGGCGCAGGCCAGGCAGCGCTTCGAGGGCCAGGCGCGCGGCCAGCTCATCGATCTCCAGATGGAAGCCGGCGAGGGCTTGCCGCCGCTCAAACTCGATCGCCTGCAGATCGAACGGGTCATCGACAACCTGATCAGCAACGCCCTGCGCCACACCCCGGAAGGCGGAGTGATCCGGCTGCAGACACGCTGTCACGATAAACGGGTAACGATCGCCGTGGAAGACAACGGCGACGGGATTCCCTTCAGCCAGCAGGGTCGCATCTTCGAGCCCTTCGTACAGATCGGAAGCAAGAAGGGCGGTGCCGGCCTGGGCTTGGCGCTGTGCAAGGAGATCGTCCAGCTGCACGGAGGGCGAATCGTCCTGCACTCGCAGCCGGGCAAAGGCTCGCACTTCTACGTGCTGTTGCCGGTTTAG
- a CDS encoding N-acetylmuramoyl-L-alanine amidase: MTLRALSLALFALLLAGCAEQGLQIDRSHVSRNQDSRIQYIIIHYTSENLPRSLKVLTRGEVSAHYLIGDQPPTIYQLVDENRRAWHAGQSEWQGRTWLNSTSIGIELINPGYRETPSGKIWYPYPDAQIDALIVLLKDISKRQGITPDHILGHSDIAPQRKVDPGPLFPWKKLADAGLIPWPKPGEIARRLGELNGQLPAPRWFQQQLARHGYAVPLNGVLDEQTRNVIAAFQMRFRPDRFDGEPDLETAALLLAVPTS; the protein is encoded by the coding sequence ATGACCCTACGTGCCCTCAGTCTTGCCCTGTTCGCCCTGCTGCTCGCCGGCTGCGCCGAGCAGGGGCTGCAGATCGATCGATCGCATGTCTCGCGCAACCAGGACAGCCGCATCCAGTACATCATCATCCATTACACGTCGGAGAACCTGCCGCGTTCGCTGAAGGTCCTGACGCGTGGTGAAGTCAGCGCCCATTACCTGATCGGCGACCAGCCGCCGACCATCTACCAGCTGGTGGACGAGAATCGCCGTGCCTGGCATGCGGGACAGAGCGAATGGCAGGGGCGCACCTGGCTGAACTCCACGTCGATCGGCATCGAGCTGATCAATCCCGGTTACCGCGAAACCCCCAGCGGCAAGATCTGGTACCCCTATCCTGACGCCCAGATCGACGCCCTGATTGTCCTGCTCAAGGACATCAGCAAGCGCCAGGGCATCACGCCGGATCACATCCTCGGCCACAGCGACATCGCTCCGCAGCGCAAGGTCGATCCGGGCCCGCTGTTCCCCTGGAAGAAGCTTGCCGACGCCGGCCTGATCCCCTGGCCGAAGCCGGGCGAGATCGCCCGCCGCCTGGGTGAGCTGAATGGCCAGCTGCCCGCTCCACGATGGTTCCAGCAGCAGCTGGCGCGTCACGGTTACGCGGTGCCGCTCAATGGTGTACTCGACGAACAGACGCGCAACGTGATCGCTGCCTTCCAGATGCGCTTCCGCCCGGACCGCTTCGACGGCGAGCCGGATCTGGAGACTGCAGCGCTGCTGCTGGCCGTGCCAACCAGCTAA
- a CDS encoding MarC family protein, which produces MLGVAVLIFLITDPFGNIAVFLAALKSVPAERRLKVALRELLLALGLLLIFLTLGEHILTGLGLSKEATGIAGGIILFVVAMRLIFPTPQGVLGDMPDSEPLLVPLATPAVAGPSALAMLITLRTTYTGPLWELYLAVILAWAATAVILLQASFLQRFLGPRGLTAVERLAGMLLIMLSVNMLLQNLRSVLHIAA; this is translated from the coding sequence ATGCTCGGCGTCGCCGTCCTGATCTTTCTGATCACCGACCCGTTCGGCAACATCGCGGTGTTCCTCGCCGCCCTGAAATCCGTCCCGGCCGAGCGCCGGCTCAAGGTCGCCCTGCGCGAACTGCTGCTCGCACTCGGCCTGCTGCTGATCTTCCTCACGCTTGGCGAGCACATCCTTACCGGCCTCGGGCTGTCCAAAGAGGCGACCGGAATCGCCGGCGGCATCATCCTCTTCGTGGTCGCCATGCGCCTGATCTTCCCAACTCCCCAGGGCGTACTGGGCGACATGCCCGACAGCGAGCCGCTGCTGGTTCCGCTGGCGACGCCAGCGGTAGCCGGCCCCTCGGCACTGGCCATGCTGATCACCCTGCGGACCACCTACACTGGTCCGTTATGGGAGCTGTACCTGGCGGTGATCCTGGCCTGGGCGGCGACGGCCGTGATCCTGTTGCAGGCCTCGTTCCTCCAGCGCTTCCTCGGTCCTCGCGGGCTGACCGCCGTGGAGCGCCTGGCCGGCATGTTGCTGATCATGCTCAGCGTGAACATGCTCCTGCAGAACCTGCGCAGCGTCCTGCACATCGCAGCGTGA
- the glmU gene encoding bifunctional UDP-N-acetylglucosamine diphosphorylase/glucosamine-1-phosphate N-acetyltransferase GlmU, producing MSLEIVILAAGQGTRMRSALPKVLHPVAGKPMLAHVIDTARTLSPSRIHVVIGHGAELVRDRLQADDLNFVIQEQQLGTGHAVAQAAPFLSSDKVLILYGDVPLIEQPTLERLMAQATAEQLALLTVELDDPTGYGRIIRDAAGEVQAIVEQKDASPEQRAIREGNTGILAVPRERLAGWLSRLSNANAQGEYYLTDVIAMAVADGLRVATAQPQAAMEVQGANDRLQLSELERFFQQRIARRLMAQGVTLIDPARFDVRGEVSIGRDVQIDINVILEGQVEIEDDVQIGPNCYIKDSTLRRGAIIKANSHLEGAHVGPDSDVGPFARLRPGSVLERKVHVGNFVELKNVHLQDGVKVGHLTYLGDSEVGARTNIGAGTITCNYDGANKWRTTIGEDVFIGSNNSLVAPVDIGAGATTGAGSTVTAEVPAGTLAVGRAKQRVIEGWKRPEKIKKS from the coding sequence ATGTCCCTCGAAATCGTCATTCTCGCCGCTGGCCAGGGCACTCGCATGCGCTCTGCCCTGCCGAAAGTCCTGCACCCGGTCGCCGGCAAGCCGATGCTCGCCCACGTGATCGATACCGCTCGCACGCTCAGCCCTTCCCGCATCCATGTGGTGATCGGCCACGGCGCGGAGCTGGTACGTGACCGCCTGCAGGCGGATGACCTGAATTTCGTAATCCAGGAGCAGCAGCTCGGCACCGGCCACGCAGTGGCCCAGGCCGCCCCGTTCCTGAGTTCGGACAAGGTGTTGATCCTCTACGGCGACGTGCCGCTGATCGAGCAGCCGACCCTGGAGCGCCTGATGGCCCAGGCCACCGCCGAACAGCTGGCGCTGCTGACCGTCGAGCTGGATGACCCCACTGGCTACGGCCGCATCATTCGCGACGCTGCCGGCGAGGTTCAGGCCATCGTCGAGCAGAAGGACGCCTCTCCCGAGCAGCGCGCTATCCGCGAAGGCAACACCGGCATCCTCGCTGTGCCGCGCGAGCGTCTGGCTGGCTGGTTGTCGCGCCTGTCCAATGCCAACGCCCAGGGCGAGTACTACCTCACCGACGTGATCGCCATGGCCGTGGCCGACGGCCTTCGTGTTGCTACTGCGCAGCCACAGGCCGCCATGGAAGTCCAGGGCGCCAACGACCGCCTGCAGCTCTCCGAACTGGAGCGCTTCTTCCAGCAGCGCATCGCACGCCGTCTGATGGCCCAGGGCGTCACCCTGATCGACCCGGCGCGCTTTGACGTGCGCGGCGAGGTCAGCATTGGCCGTGACGTGCAGATCGACATCAACGTGATCCTCGAAGGCCAGGTGGAAATCGAGGACGACGTTCAGATCGGCCCGAACTGCTATATCAAGGACAGCACCCTGCGCCGTGGCGCCATCATCAAGGCCAACTCGCATCTGGAAGGCGCCCATGTCGGACCTGACAGCGATGTTGGTCCGTTCGCCCGCCTGCGTCCGGGCAGCGTGCTGGAGCGCAAGGTGCATGTGGGTAACTTCGTCGAGCTGAAGAACGTCCACCTGCAGGATGGCGTGAAAGTCGGCCACCTGACCTACCTGGGTGACAGCGAAGTCGGCGCGCGTACCAACATTGGCGCCGGCACCATCACCTGCAACTACGATGGCGCCAACAAGTGGCGCACCACCATCGGCGAGGACGTCTTCATCGGCTCCAACAACTCGCTGGTGGCGCCTGTGGATATCGGTGCCGGTGCCACGACTGGCGCGGGTTCCACCGTTACCGCCGAGGTGCCGGCCGGGACCCTGGCGGTCGGGCGCGCCAAGCAGCGCGTGATCGAAGGCTGGAAGCGTCCGGAAAAGATCAAGAAGTCCTGA
- a CDS encoding F0F1 ATP synthase subunit epsilon → MAITVHCDIVSAEAEIFSGLVELVVAHGSLGDLGIALGHAPLITELKPGPIRLVKQGGEQEVYYISGGFLEVQPNMVKVLADTVIRAGDLDEAAAQTALKEAEKALHTKGAEFDYSSAAARLAEAAAQLRTVQQVRKKYGG, encoded by the coding sequence ATGGCTATTACTGTCCACTGCGACATCGTCAGCGCCGAAGCGGAGATCTTCTCCGGTCTGGTCGAGCTGGTCGTAGCGCACGGCTCCCTGGGTGATCTGGGTATCGCTCTGGGCCACGCGCCGCTGATCACCGAGCTCAAGCCGGGTCCGATCCGCCTGGTGAAGCAGGGTGGCGAGCAGGAGGTGTACTACATCTCCGGCGGCTTCCTCGAAGTACAGCCGAACATGGTCAAGGTTCTCGCCGACACCGTGATTCGCGCAGGCGACCTCGACGAAGCGGCTGCCCAGACCGCACTGAAGGAAGCTGAGAAGGCTCTGCACACCAAAGGTGCCGAGTTCGACTACAGCTCCGCCGCAGCCCGCCTGGCCGAAGCCGCAGCGCAACTGCGCACGGTCCAGCAGGTTCGCAAGAAGTACGGCGGCTGA
- the atpD gene encoding F0F1 ATP synthase subunit beta, with amino-acid sequence MSSGRIVQIIGAVIDVEFPRDAVPSIYEALKVQGVETTLEVQQQLGDGVVRSIAMGSTEGLKRGLNVESTGAAISVPVGTKTLGRIMDVLGNPIDEAGPIGEEERWGIHRDAPSYADQAGGNDLLETGIKVIDLVCPFAKGGKVGLFGGAGVGKTVNMMELIRNIAMEHSGYSVFAGVGERTREGNDFYHEMKDSGVLDKVALVYGQMNEPPGNRLRVALTGLTMAEKFRDEGRDVLLFIDNIYRYTLAGTEVSALLGRMPSAVGYQPTLAEEMGVLQERITSTKKGSITSIQAVYVPADDLTDPSPATTFAHLDATVVLSRDIASLGIYPAVDPLDSTSRQLDPLVIGQDHYDTARGVQYVLQRYKELKDIIAILGMDELSESDKLLVARARKIQRFLSQPFFVAEVFTGSPGKYVSLKDTIAGFKGILNGDYDHLPEQAFYMVGGIEEAIEKAKKL; translated from the coding sequence ATGAGTAGCGGACGTATTGTTCAAATCATCGGCGCCGTGATCGACGTGGAATTCCCGCGCGATGCCGTGCCGAGCATCTACGAGGCCCTGAAAGTTCAGGGCGTCGAAACCACCCTGGAAGTTCAGCAGCAGCTGGGCGACGGCGTGGTTCGTTCCATTGCGATGGGTTCCACCGAAGGCCTCAAGCGTGGCCTGAACGTGGAAAGCACTGGCGCAGCCATCTCCGTCCCGGTCGGCACCAAGACCCTGGGCCGTATCATGGACGTGCTGGGCAACCCGATCGACGAAGCCGGCCCCATCGGCGAAGAAGAGCGCTGGGGTATTCACCGCGACGCTCCGTCCTACGCTGACCAGGCTGGCGGCAACGACCTGCTCGAAACCGGTATCAAGGTAATCGACCTGGTCTGCCCCTTCGCCAAGGGCGGTAAAGTCGGTCTGTTCGGTGGTGCCGGTGTAGGCAAGACCGTAAACATGATGGAACTGATCCGTAACATCGCCATGGAGCACAGCGGTTACTCTGTGTTCGCTGGTGTGGGTGAGCGTACTCGTGAGGGTAACGACTTCTACCACGAGATGAAGGATTCCGGCGTACTGGACAAGGTAGCCCTGGTATACGGCCAGATGAACGAGCCGCCGGGCAACCGTCTGCGCGTTGCACTGACCGGCCTGACCATGGCCGAGAAGTTCCGTGACGAAGGCCGTGACGTACTGCTGTTCATCGACAACATCTACCGTTACACCCTCGCCGGTACCGAAGTATCCGCACTGCTGGGCCGTATGCCTTCCGCAGTAGGTTACCAGCCGACCCTGGCCGAAGAGATGGGCGTTCTGCAAGAGCGCATCACCTCCACCAAGAAAGGCTCGATCACCTCGATCCAGGCCGTCTACGTTCCCGCGGACGACCTGACCGACCCGAGCCCGGCGACCACCTTCGCCCACCTGGACGCCACCGTCGTACTGTCCCGTGACATCGCCTCGCTGGGTATCTACCCGGCAGTTGATCCGCTGGACTCGACTTCCCGTCAGCTGGACCCGCTGGTTATCGGCCAGGATCACTACGACACCGCTCGTGGCGTACAGTACGTACTGCAGCGCTACAAGGAGCTGAAGGACATCATCGCGATCCTCGGCATGGACGAACTGTCCGAGTCCGACAAGCTGCTGGTGGCCCGTGCTCGTAAGATCCAGCGCTTCCTGTCCCAGCCGTTCTTCGTGGCTGAAGTATTCACCGGCTCGCCGGGCAAATACGTCTCCCTGAAGGACACCATCGCTGGCTTCAAAGGCATCCTCAACGGCGACTACGATCACCTGCCCGAGCAGGCGTTCTACATGGTCGGCGGCATCGAAGAAGCCATCGAGAAAGCGAAGAAGCTGTAA
- the atpG gene encoding F0F1 ATP synthase subunit gamma, whose amino-acid sequence MAGAKEIRSKIASIKSTQKITNAMEKVAVSKMRKAQMRMAAGRPYAERIRQVIGHLANANPEYRHPFMVEREVKRVGYIVVSSDRGLAGGLNINLFKALVKDMGGQRDRGAEIDLCVIGSKGASFFKSYGGNVVAAISHLGEEPSINDLIGSVKVMLDAYLEGRIDRLYVVSNKFVNTMTQKPTVEQLIPLVAEDNAELKHHWDYLYEPDAKALLDGLLVRYVESQVYQAVVENNACEQAARMIAMKNATDNAGDLISGLQLIYNKARQAAITQEISEIVGGAAAV is encoded by the coding sequence ATGGCAGGCGCAAAAGAGATTCGCAGCAAGATTGCGAGCATCAAAAGCACGCAAAAAATCACCAATGCCATGGAAAAGGTGGCGGTGAGCAAGATGCGCAAGGCACAAATGCGCATGGCGGCCGGCCGTCCCTACGCGGAGCGCATTCGCCAGGTGATCGGCCATCTGGCCAACGCCAACCCGGAATACCGTCACCCGTTCATGGTCGAGCGTGAAGTAAAGCGCGTCGGCTACATCGTGGTGAGCTCCGACCGTGGCCTGGCTGGCGGCCTGAACATCAACCTGTTCAAGGCTCTCGTCAAGGACATGGGCGGGCAGCGCGATCGTGGCGCGGAGATTGATCTCTGCGTGATCGGCTCCAAGGGTGCATCCTTCTTCAAGAGCTATGGCGGCAACGTGGTTGCAGCTATCAGCCACCTCGGCGAAGAGCCGTCGATCAACGATCTGATCGGCAGCGTCAAGGTCATGCTGGATGCCTACCTGGAAGGTCGTATCGATCGCCTGTACGTGGTTTCCAACAAGTTCGTCAACACCATGACCCAGAAGCCGACCGTGGAACAGCTGATTCCGCTGGTGGCCGAGGACAATGCCGAGCTGAAGCACCACTGGGACTACCTCTACGAACCCGACGCCAAGGCCCTCCTCGACGGCCTGCTGGTGCGCTACGTGGAATCCCAGGTGTACCAGGCCGTGGTTGAGAACAACGCCTGTGAGCAGGCGGCCCGGATGATTGCAATGAAGAACGCTACCGACAACGCCGGTGATCTGATCAGTGGTCTGCAACTGATCTACAACAAGGCACGTCAGGCGGCGATCACCCAGGAAATCTCGGAAATCGTCGGCGGCGCTGCCGCGGTGTAA
- the atpA gene encoding F0F1 ATP synthase subunit alpha, whose product MQQLNPSEISEIIKGRIEKLDVASQARNEGTIVSVSDGIVRIFGLADVMYGEMIEFPGGVYGMALNLEQDSVGAVVLGEYQDLKEGMNAKCTGRILEVPVGPELLGRVVDALGNPIDGKGPIDAKLTDAVEKVAPGVIWRKSVDQPVQTGYKSVDAMIPVGRGQRELIIGDRQIGKTALAIDAIINQKNSGIRCVYVAIGQKQSTIANVVRKLEENGALANTIVVVASASESAALQYLAPYSGCTMGEFFRDRGEDALIVYDDLSKQAVAYRQISLLLRRPPGREAYPGDVFYLHSRLLERASRVSEEYVEKFTNGEVKGKTGSLTALPIIETQAGDVSAFVPTNVISITDGQIFLESAMFNSGIRPAVNAGISVSRVGGAAQTKIIKKLSGGIRTALAQYRELAAFAQFASDLDDATRKQLEHGQRVTELMKQKQYAPMSIAEMSLSLYAAERGFLQDVEIAKVGAFEQALIAYFQRENAALLAKINEKGDFNDEIDAGIKAGIEKFKATQTW is encoded by the coding sequence ATGCAGCAACTCAATCCTTCCGAAATTAGTGAAATCATCAAGGGGCGCATCGAGAAACTCGATGTAGCTTCGCAAGCGCGTAACGAAGGCACCATCGTCAGCGTCTCCGACGGCATCGTGCGCATCTTCGGTCTGGCCGACGTCATGTACGGCGAAATGATCGAATTCCCGGGCGGCGTCTACGGTATGGCGCTGAACCTGGAGCAAGACTCCGTCGGTGCTGTGGTACTGGGTGAATACCAGGACCTCAAAGAAGGCATGAATGCCAAGTGCACCGGCCGCATCCTGGAAGTACCGGTTGGTCCGGAACTACTGGGTCGCGTTGTCGACGCCCTGGGTAACCCGATCGATGGCAAAGGCCCGATCGATGCCAAACTGACCGACGCTGTCGAGAAAGTGGCACCGGGCGTGATCTGGCGTAAGTCGGTAGACCAGCCGGTTCAGACCGGTTACAAGTCGGTCGACGCCATGATCCCGGTTGGCCGTGGCCAGCGCGAGCTGATCATCGGTGACCGTCAGATCGGTAAAACCGCTCTGGCCATCGACGCCATCATCAACCAGAAGAACAGCGGCATCCGCTGCGTCTACGTTGCCATTGGTCAGAAGCAATCGACCATCGCCAACGTCGTACGCAAGCTGGAAGAAAACGGCGCCCTGGCCAACACCATCGTGGTCGTTGCCAGCGCTTCCGAATCCGCTGCTCTGCAGTACCTGGCTCCGTACTCCGGCTGCACCATGGGTGAATTCTTCCGCGACCGCGGTGAAGATGCCCTGATCGTGTACGACGACCTGTCCAAGCAGGCCGTAGCCTATCGCCAGATCTCCCTGCTGCTGCGCCGTCCGCCGGGCCGCGAAGCTTACCCGGGCGACGTGTTCTATCTCCACAGCCGTCTGCTGGAGCGCGCCTCCCGCGTTTCCGAAGAGTACGTAGAGAAGTTCACCAACGGCGAAGTGAAAGGCAAGACCGGTTCCCTGACCGCCCTGCCGATCATCGAAACCCAGGCTGGCGACGTTTCCGCCTTCGTTCCGACCAACGTGATCTCCATCACCGACGGTCAGATCTTCCTGGAATCCGCGATGTTCAACTCGGGTATCCGTCCGGCCGTCAACGCCGGTATCTCGGTATCCCGTGTGGGTGGCGCGGCCCAGACCAAGATCATCAAGAAGCTGTCCGGCGGCATCCGTACCGCGCTGGCCCAGTACCGTGAACTGGCGGCCTTTGCCCAGTTCGCCTCGGACCTGGACGACGCGACCCGCAAGCAGCTGGAACATGGTCAGCGCGTTACCGAGCTGATGAAGCAGAAGCAATACGCGCCGATGTCCATCGCCGAGATGTCGCTGTCCCTGTATGCCGCCGAGCGTGGCTTCCTGCAGGACGTCGAGATCGCCAAGGTGGGCGCCTTCGAACAAGCGCTGATCGCCTACTTCCAACGTGAGAACGCCGCTCTGCTGGCGAAGATCAACGAGAAGGGTGACTTCAACGACGAAATCGACGCAGGCATCAAGGCCGGCATCGAGAAGTTCAAGGCCACCCAAACCTGGTAA
- a CDS encoding F0F1 ATP synthase subunit delta — MAELTTLARPYAKAAFEYAQAHQQLADWSAALGVLAAVSQDDTVRQLLKEPQLTAAAKADALIDVCGDKLNAPAQNFVRTVAENKRLDLLPTIFVMFEQLKAEQEKLVEVEVTSAFALDQEQQDKLAKALSARLSREVRLHASEDASLIGGVVIRAGDLVIDGSVRGKIAKLAEALKS, encoded by the coding sequence ATGGCAGAACTGACCACATTGGCTCGTCCATACGCGAAGGCGGCTTTCGAGTACGCCCAGGCTCATCAGCAACTGGCCGATTGGTCCGCTGCTCTGGGTGTGCTGGCTGCAGTGTCGCAGGACGACACCGTGCGCCAGCTGCTCAAGGAGCCCCAGCTGACCGCGGCAGCCAAGGCTGACGCGCTGATCGACGTGTGTGGCGACAAGCTCAATGCTCCGGCCCAGAACTTCGTCCGGACTGTGGCTGAAAACAAGCGGCTCGACCTGCTGCCGACCATCTTCGTGATGTTCGAGCAACTCAAGGCCGAGCAGGAAAAGCTGGTCGAGGTCGAGGTCACCAGTGCCTTCGCCCTGGACCAGGAACAGCAGGACAAACTCGCCAAGGCTCTCAGCGCCCGGCTCAGTCGCGAAGTGCGACTTCATGCGTCGGAAGACGCGAGCCTGATCGGCGGCGTGGTAATCCGCGCCGGTGACTTGGTAATCGATGGCTCGGTGCGCGGCAAAATCGCGAAACTGGCCGAAGCGTTGAAATCTTGA
- a CDS encoding F0F1 ATP synthase subunit B, giving the protein MNINATLIGQAIAFAIFVLFCMKFVWPPVIAALHERQKKIADGLDAANRAARDLELAHEKAGQQLREAKAQAAEIIEQAKKSANQIVDEARDQARAEGDRMIAQAKAQIEQELNSVKDALRAQVGALAVSGAEKILGASIDANAQKQLVDQLAAEI; this is encoded by the coding sequence GTGAACATTAATGCAACTCTGATCGGCCAGGCCATCGCGTTCGCCATCTTCGTCCTCTTCTGCATGAAGTTCGTATGGCCGCCGGTCATCGCGGCTCTGCACGAGCGTCAGAAGAAGATCGCCGACGGCCTGGACGCTGCCAACCGCGCGGCTCGTGACCTGGAACTGGCCCACGAGAAAGCGGGTCAGCAACTGCGCGAAGCCAAGGCTCAGGCAGCCGAAATCATCGAGCAGGCGAAGAAGAGCGCTAACCAGATCGTTGACGAAGCTCGTGATCAGGCCCGTGCCGAAGGTGATCGCATGATTGCCCAGGCCAAGGCCCAGATCGAGCAGGAACTGAACAGCGTCAAAGACGCCCTGCGTGCCCAAGTGGGTGCCCTGGCTGTCTCCGGCGCCGAGAAGATCCTGGGTGCTTCGATCGATGCCAACGCGCAAAAGCAGCTGGTTGATCAACTGGCCGCCGAGATCTAA
- the atpE gene encoding F0F1 ATP synthase subunit C: METVVGLTAIAVALLIGLGALGTAIGFGLLGGKFLEGAARQPEMVPMLQVKMFIVAGLLDAVTMIGVGIALFFTFANPFIAQVAH; encoded by the coding sequence ATGGAAACTGTAGTTGGACTCACTGCTATCGCCGTTGCTCTGCTGATCGGTCTGGGCGCTCTGGGTACCGCCATCGGCTTCGGCCTGCTGGGCGGCAAGTTCCTGGAAGGCGCTGCTCGCCAGCCGGAAATGGTTCCGATGCTGCAGGTCAAAATGTTCATCGTCGCCGGTCTGCTCGACGCCGTGACCATGATCGGTGTTGGTATCGCTCTGTTCTTCACCTTCGCTAACCCGTTCATTGCTCAGGTTGCCCACTAA